The following proteins are encoded in a genomic region of Fusarium keratoplasticum isolate Fu6.1 chromosome 9, whole genome shotgun sequence:
- a CDS encoding MFS domain-containing protein — MTHPTTKQDEVPTPSEVDESSPLIPSTPDNCNVSVFVSQTDTFLVLAAYSSITAEFNDLKNASWLFSSYMLATCVGQPLYGKLSDIFGRKAMLQTSYVFFSGGSIICGVGTSMPQIIVGRVIQGIGGAGMVSLVSVLITDLVPLRDVATYRSYVNIAQTASRSSGGVIGGFLTQTIGWRWAFLCQAPLTIVAMVLVAFKLPNTYVTTTKTWRTSLKRVDFAGAAAMSCTILCLLLVLDIGGDKMPWSSPALVSLAILGIHFSALFCAVEKFWATEPIFPLHLLANGHVVLFYSVMILCCSTLAGMMMFVPLYFQVTRNVSPTIAGASLIPSVLGNTLGALLTGAYIKKTGRYKIPCIISGICSSIAWSLLLVCWRGSTSSWQTLFLFPGGFGIGLAHASLYIGLAASVEKTEMAISGTGYYLCGNIGAVAGLSAHNALFQTTLQHSLEVKLDGLVDGDEIAQRAMESLEYVKGLTGEVREMVTEAYVNGFHATYALLILTAVVTVVVSLGIREKHLQ; from the exons ATGACCCACCCTACAACCAAACAAGACGAAGTTCCCACTCCTTCAGAGGTGGACGAAAGCTCCCCCTTAATCCCGTCCACCCCTGACAACTGCAACGTGA GCGTCTTCGTCTCGCAGACCGACACTTTCCTGGTTCTCGCGGCATACAGTTCCATCACGGCCGAGTTCAATGACCTCAAGAATGCTAGTTGGCTATTCTCTAGCTACATGCTCGCCACATGTGTTGGGCAGCCCCTGTACGGCAAGCTGAGCGACATTTTTGGTCGCAAGGCGATGCTTCAGACTTCATACGTCTTCTTTTCAGGAGGCAGCATCATCTG TGGCGTCGGAACTTCAATGCCTCAGATCATCGTCGGCCGGGTTATCCAGGGGATTGGGGGGGCTGGCATGGTCTCTCTGGTCTCCGTCCTGATCACAG ATCTCGTACCCCTGAGAGACGTTGCAACCTATCGAAGTTATGTCAATATCGCCCAGACCGCGAGTCGCTCATCTGGCGGGGTTATCGGGGGGTTCCTCACCCAAACGATCGGCTGGCGATGGGCCTTTCTCTGCCAAGCTCCCTTGACCATTGTCGCGATGGTACTCGTTGCTTTCAAGTTGCCCAACACATACGTCACTACAACAAAGACGTGGAGAACCTCTCTGAAGCGTGTCGACTTTGCCGGCGCTGCTGCTATGAGCTGCACTATCCTCTGTCTTCTGCTCGTCCTCGACATAGGAGGGGACAAAATGCCCTGGTCGTCGCCTGCCCTTGTGTCCCTCGCTATTCTCGGCATCCATTTCAGCGCTCTGTTCTGCGCCGTCGAAAAGTTCTGGGCAACTGAGCCCATCTTCCCCTTGCACCTTCTGGCTAATGGTCATGTGGTCCTCTTTTACTCGGTCATGATACTTTGCTGCTCTACCCTGGCCGGCATGATGATGTTTGTTCCTCTTTACTTTCAAGTTACACGCAACGTTTCTCCCACGATTGCCGGCGCATCTCTCATCCCATCTGTTCTGGGTAACACCCTCGGTGCTTTGCTCACTGGAGCGTACATCAAGAA AACCGGTCGGTACAAGATTCCATGCATCATCTCTGGAATCTGCTCTTCCATCGCTTGGTCGCTATTGCTTGTCTGTTGGCGTGGGTCGACCTCCAGTTGGCAGACGCTGTTTCTTTTCCCTGGAGGCTTCGGCATCGGTCTTGCTCACGCCTCTCTGTATATTGGGCTCGCGGCTAGTGTTGAGAAAACAGAAATGGCGATTTCAGGTACTGGATATTATCTTTGTGGCAACATTGGTGCTGTCGCTGGCTTGAGCGCACACAATGCTTTGTTCCAGACTACTCTGCAACACTCTCTCGAAGTCAAgcttgatggtcttgtagatggtgatgaa ATTGCCCAACGAGCGATGGAATCTCTGGAATATGTCAAGGGCCTCACGGGCGAGGTGAGAGAGATGGTTACGGAGGCTTATGTCAACGGCTTTCATGCAACGTATGCCTTGCTTATACTCACGGCTGTTGTTACTGTAGTCGTGTCTCTTGGCATTCGAGAGAAGCATCTCCAGTAG